The sequence AAAGGTTCAGAAATTCTGAACCTTTTTTATCTTTAATAAAGATGATTAAAGATGATTATTTGTTAAATAACTCTTCAACTTTATCCCAGTTTACTACATCAAAGAATGCAGCTACATAATCAGGTCTTCTGTTTTGGTAGTTTAAATAATAAGCATGTTCCCAAACGTCTAATCCTAAAACAGGAGTTCCTTTAGCATCAGCAGTTGGCATTAGTGGGTTATCCTGATTTGGAGTAGAAGTTACAGACACAGATCCGTCTTCATTTTTAACTAGCCAAGCCCATCCAGAACCGAATCTTGTTTTTGCAGCATCAGAAAAATCAGTTTTGAATTTCTCAAGACCACCATAATTTTCAATAGCAGCTTTTACGCTTCCTACCGGCTCTTTGCTTCCGCCAGGAGTTAAAATTTCCCAGAACAATGAGTGATTGAAGTGACCTCCACCGTTATTTCTAACAGCTGGCTTTTCAACACCGTTTCTGCAGATATCTTCGATAGATAATTCTGCAAGATCAGTACCTTCAATCGCTTTATTTAAATTATCGATGTAAGCCTGATGGTGCTTTGTATGGTGAATTTCCAT comes from Chryseobacterium sp. 3008163 and encodes:
- a CDS encoding superoxide dismutase — encoded protein: MSFELPKLGYSYDALEPTIDAKTMEIHHTKHHQAYIDNLNKAIEGTDLAELSIEDICRNGVEKPAVRNNGGGHFNHSLFWEILTPGGSKEPVGSVKAAIENYGGLEKFKTDFSDAAKTRFGSGWAWLVKNEDGSVSVTSTPNQDNPLMPTADAKGTPVLGLDVWEHAYYLNYQNRRPDYVAAFFDVVNWDKVEELFNK